The nucleotide sequence ATCGTATAATGCTGGAGAATATTTTTTCTTTTTACTTTCACTAACATCTACAATTTTTCCTTTGCTGCCTTTAACTAGAGCTTCTATCTTTTCAGCTCTCTCTTTGTTAAATATTTTAAAATCTCCAGATTTATCGTGCCAATTCATGGAGAAGCTTTTTACCTTTCCCTCTATAGTATAATAGTCCTTTGGTTTAAATTTTCTTATCTCTTCTTCTCTTGAAACAATCATATAGAGCGTAGGTGTTTGAACTCTACCAGCTGATAGCTGTGCATTATATTTGCAAGTTAGTGCACGTGTAACATTAAGTCCAACAAACCAATCTGCTTCTGATCTGCACTTTGCAGATTTATATAAATTTTCGTAATCACGGCCATCTCTTAAATGTGCAAATCCATCTCTTACGGCCCTATCAGTTTGTGAGGATATCCAAAGACGCTTTATTGGCTTTTTCCACTTTGCCATTTCAATTATCCATCTTGCAACAAGCTCACCTTCACGTCCAGCATCTGTTGCTATTACAAGTTCGTCTAAATCCTTTCTTTCCATAACCTTTTTTATATCATAGAAATGCTTTGATGTATTTTTCAAAACACTTAACTTCATATTCTTAGGAAGCATAGGAAGTGTATCCATACTCCATTTTTTATACTTTTCACCGTAGCTTTCAGGGTCAGCTAATGAAACCAAGTGCCCTAATGCCCAAATTACTACATATTTATTTCCTTCTAAATGAGTTTTCTTATTAATATTTGCTTTTAACACTTTGGCAAGATCTCTTGCAACACTGGGTTTTTCAGCTAAAACAAGTATTTTTCCCATAATATCATCCTTTCAAATTGAGGTACATGGAAATTTAAAGTACCATAACTATATCTAGCCATATACCTTATAGAAAAATCAATTCACCTATTAAATATAAGATTGATTTCCTATATATAATATAACACATTATTTATAAAACAGTTCAACTATTGATCTATAATATAGAAAAGTAGTGCTATTTACCCTTTCACATATATATAAATTAAGTTTAGAATTGTTTTACTCTATTTATAATTATGATATAATCTTAACTATCTAAAATAATAATAATAATAAGGGCATAATAATAGCCCATTGTAGAAAGGAAGTAATCCGTGTTAACTGTAAATAATGTAAGTTTAAGATATGGTGGCAGAAAACTCTTTGAAGACGTAAATTTAAAATTCACCCCAGGTAACTGTTACGGAATAATTGGAGCAAATGGAGCTGGAAAAAGTACTTTCTTAAAGATATTATCCGGAGAAATTGAGCCAAACACAGGAGATGTTTCAGTAGATAGCAATACTAGAATCTCCGTTTTAAAGCAGGATCACTTTCAATATGATGAATATGAAGTTTTAGAAACTGTAATAATGGGAAATGAACGCCTTTACTCAATCATGAAGGAAAAGGACGCTTTATACGCTAAGCCAGATTTTAGCGAAGAAGATGGTATCAAAGCCTCTACACTAGAAGGAGAATTTGCAGAGCTAAATGGATGGGAAGCAGAATCTGAAGCTGCTACACTTCTTCAAGGTCTAGGCATTTCAACTGAACTTCACAGCAAAAAAATGTCAGAATTAATTGGTGGAGAAAAGGTTAAGGTGCTTTTAGCACAAGCTCTTTTCGGTAATCCTGGAATATTACTTCTAGATGAGCCTACTAACCATCTTGACATAAAATCAATTGCTTGGCTTGAGGAATTTTTAATAGATTTTGAAGGAACTGTCATAGTAGTATCCCATGATAGACATTTCCTTAATAAAGTTTGTACCATGATAGCCGATGTAGACTATGGAAAAATAACTTTATATGTTGGAAACTATGATTTCTGGTATAAATCAAGTACTCTCGCTCTTGAAATGACAAAGGATCAAAATAAGAAAAAAGAAGAAAAAATTAAAGAATTAAAAGACTTCATAGCTAGATTTAGTGCAAATGCTTCAAAATCAAAGCAAGCTACTTCACGTAAAAAAATGCTTGATAAACTAAATCTTGAAGACATCAAACCATCAAATAGAAAATATCCTTTTATAGGTTTTAAACCAGAAAGAGAACCAGGAAATGATATTTTAACTGTTGAGAATCTTTCAAAGACAATTGATGGAGAAAAAGTTTTAAATAACGTAAGCTTTATAGTTTCTAAAGATGATAAAATAGCTCTAGTTGGAGATAACGAAATAGCTCAAACTACACTATTCAAAATACTTTCTGGAGAAATGGAACCAGACAGTGGAAGCTATAAATGGGGAATAACAATAACAAATGCTTATTTTCCAAAAGATAATTCAGAGTACTTCAATGACTGTGATTTAAGTTTAGTTGATTGGCTTCGACAGTATTCAGAAGAGAAATCCGAAACTTATATAAGAGGTTTTTTAGGAAGGATGCTTTTCTCTGGAGAAGAAGCGCTTAAAAAAGCGAGTGTTCTATCTGGAGGCGAAAAAGTAAGATGTATGCTTGCAAAAACAATGCTTACAAACGCAAACTTTTTAATGTTTGATCAACCAACAAACCATCTTGACCTAGAATCTATAACAGCTTTAAATAATGGTTTAACAAATTATAAGAGTAATTTAATGTTCACATCACACGACCATGAATTTATTCAAACCATAGCAAATAGAATTATAGAAATCACTAACGATGGAATAATTGATAGAAAATGTACTTATGATGAGTACCTTGAAATTCAATAAATAAATTGGGGCATTCGAATTTAGCGGATGCCTTCTATTTTTTTAATCTAATAAAAAATATAGCTATTATATGCTTCATTTTCTTAAGATTTTTTACTTAATAAATAATCGAGGTGAAATTCTTGAACAACAACGTGTTAAATCAGGTATTAATGTTATTTTTAATGCTTCTTGTAGGCATATATGCTTCAAAAATGAAGTATATAGATAAAAAAATGAATGCTGGACTAAGTAATCTTTTACTTAAGATAACTCTTCCACTTCTAATAATAAACTCTTTTATAACTATGAAATTTTCAAAGTCTGTATTAAACGTTGGTGAAGATATTCTTTTATACACCCTAATAATTCATATAGTTTTAGTTCTATTTTCTAAATTCGCTTATATGAAAGTTAATGATGCTCAAAAGGGTATCTCAAAGTTTGTAACAGTGTTTTCGAACTCTGGTTTTATGGGCTATCCTGTTTTAAGAAGTATTTATGGCGAAAACGGTGTATTTTACTGTGCTATCTTTGGTATAATTTTAAACCTCTTTATGTTCAGTTATGGAATAATGGCTTTAAAAAACACAAAAGGCAATTCTCTAAAAGAATTAAAAAGAGCTGCTGTTAACCCATCAATTATAGCTACTGTTATTGGCTTTTTTATATTTATTCTAAAAATAAAGCTTCCTCACTTAATAGCTCTAAGCATTAATTCCGTAGGCTCCATGACCTCTCCTCTATCAATGATAATTGTTGGAATAATGCTAGCTGATATTAATTTATCAGATTTATTTAAAGACAAATTAGTTTACATACTAACGATAGTTAAGCTTTTAATTGTACCAGCCATAACTTTTGTGGTTTTAAAACTCTTAAACGCAAATCAAACAGTCATAGGTGTAATAGTTGTACTTGAGGCAATGCCAGCTGCTTCTAATGCTGCTGTAATGAGTCTCCAGTATGGCAGTGATGAGAATGTAGCCTTGAAACATATTTTTATAACCACAGTATTATCCATAATAATCATACCTTTGGTAATTAAATTAGTAGTATAAAAAAATGAGATGGTTTTAATCATATGCCATCTCATTTTTACGTTATAATATTATTGGTTGATTATCTTAACGTTTTTCTCATACTTATTTTTTAAATC is from Clostridium acetobutylicum ATCC 824 and encodes:
- a CDS encoding ABC-F family ATP-binding cassette domain-containing protein produces the protein MLTVNNVSLRYGGRKLFEDVNLKFTPGNCYGIIGANGAGKSTFLKILSGEIEPNTGDVSVDSNTRISVLKQDHFQYDEYEVLETVIMGNERLYSIMKEKDALYAKPDFSEEDGIKASTLEGEFAELNGWEAESEAATLLQGLGISTELHSKKMSELIGGEKVKVLLAQALFGNPGILLLDEPTNHLDIKSIAWLEEFLIDFEGTVIVVSHDRHFLNKVCTMIADVDYGKITLYVGNYDFWYKSSTLALEMTKDQNKKKEEKIKELKDFIARFSANASKSKQATSRKKMLDKLNLEDIKPSNRKYPFIGFKPEREPGNDILTVENLSKTIDGEKVLNNVSFIVSKDDKIALVGDNEIAQTTLFKILSGEMEPDSGSYKWGITITNAYFPKDNSEYFNDCDLSLVDWLRQYSEEKSETYIRGFLGRMLFSGEEALKKASVLSGGEKVRCMLAKTMLTNANFLMFDQPTNHLDLESITALNNGLTNYKSNLMFTSHDHEFIQTIANRIIEITNDGIIDRKCTYDEYLEIQ
- a CDS encoding AEC family transporter is translated as MKFLNNNVLNQVLMLFLMLLVGIYASKMKYIDKKMNAGLSNLLLKITLPLLIINSFITMKFSKSVLNVGEDILLYTLIIHIVLVLFSKFAYMKVNDAQKGISKFVTVFSNSGFMGYPVLRSIYGENGVFYCAIFGIILNLFMFSYGIMALKNTKGNSLKELKRAAVNPSIIATVIGFFIFILKIKLPHLIALSINSVGSMTSPLSMIIVGIMLADINLSDLFKDKLVYILTIVKLLIVPAITFVVLKLLNANQTVIGVIVVLEAMPAASNAAVMSLQYGSDENVALKHIFITTVLSIIIIPLVIKLVV